A stretch of Lysinibacillus agricola DNA encodes these proteins:
- a CDS encoding DUF6906 family protein, giving the protein MKRPRNLTRQEKEYIASFRLNPFNWLISKKLTDSWLIVHRETGRPRTIPAP; this is encoded by the coding sequence TTGAAAAGACCACGCAATTTAACAAGACAGGAAAAAGAATATATAGCTAGTTTCCGATTAAATCCTTTTAACTGGCTTATAAGTAAAAAGTTAACGGATAGTTGGTTAATTGTGCATCGTGAAACTGGACGACCACGTACGATTCCAGCGCCATAA